TCGCTGTTCCATTGGTGATTGCCGAGACGTACAGCCTGATCGATGTCATGTTGTTCGGCCTGACCGTGTGGAACATCAAATTCCGGAAACCGCCACCCCCTCCCCCAGCCGATGCAACGGTGGACGTCTTCATCACCACCTACAACGAGCCGTTGGACTTGGTGATGACTACGGCCTTGGCGGCCAAGGAGATCCGCTGGCCGCACAGCACTTGGATCCTCGACGACGGCGATCGCCCCGAGATGCGCGAACTCGCCGAATCGAACGGGATTGGCTACGTCACGCGCGGCGCGGACTGGACACCGGACATGCCGCGGCACGCCAAGGCCGGCAACCTGAACAACGCGCTCATGCTCACCTCCGGCGAGTACCTGTTGATTCTCGACGCCGACCAGATCCCCGAGCCGGACATCCTGGACAAGACGCTGGGTTACTTCAACGACGACAAGGTGGCGTTGGTCCAGACCCCGCAGTACTTCATCAACGTCCCCGCCGACGACCCCCTCGGCAGCCAGGCTCCCCTGTTCTACGGCCCCATCCAGCAGGGCAAGGACGGCTGGAACGCTGCATTCTTCTGCGGGTCCAATGCGATTCTCCGCCGGGAAGCCCTCATGCAACTGGGCCTGGTGGGCTACGTCAAAGCCACCGAGAAGAGTGTCCGGCGAGCCCTCGCTGCCTCGCGCACCGCCATTAGGAAGGCGCGGCGATCGCCCGAGGCCGAGAACCCTCTCGTGGAGCAAATGCTGAACGAGGTGGAAGCCGCAACGGAATCAGCGCAGAAGGAGCTCGAAGCCGGGGCATCCCTTAGCGAAATCACGTACCGGGTTCGCCGCCAAGTAGACGACGCCGTCCGCACCCTGGTGGCCGCCGACTTCTCGGCACTCCAGTCCGACCTCGAAGAGATCGCAGCCATGGAACTCGCCCACGTCGGCGAGTCGGGCGTGACAACTGTGGCGACTGACGCCGTCGACCGCATGTCCGGACGCGACTGGTCCCCGCTGGGTGCGCTCGAGTCGGTTCACGCTGTCCTGGACGCCATCTCGGTGGAACGCACCGACGAGGCCCAGCCAATCATGCCGCTGGCCACCATCTCCGTCACCGAGGACATGGCCACCGCCATGCGCCTGCACGGCCTGGGTTGGAAGAGCGTGTACCACCACGAAATCCTCGCCAACGGGCTGGCTCCGGAGGACGTCAAAACCATGCTGACGCAGCGACTCCGCTGGGCCCAAGGCACCATGCAGGTCCTCCTCCGCGAGAACCCGTTGGTCCAGCGTCGGCTCACGTGGGGCCAACGGCTCATGTACTTCTCCACGATGTGGACGTACCTGAGCGGCTTCGCTGCCGTGGTCTATTTCGCGGCGCCCATCATCTACCTGACGCTCGGCATCCTGCCGGTCAACAGCATCAGCTCCGACTTCTTCATCCGCTTCATCCCGTTCATGGTTGTCAATCAATTGCTGTTCCTGGTGGCCGGGCACGGCATTCCCACCTGGCGCGGACAGCAGTACAGCCTTGCCCTGTTCCCCACGTGGATCAAGGCCTGCACGACGGCGGCACGGAACGTTTGGTTCGGACGTCCCCTCGGGTTTGCGGTCACCCCCAAGGCACGGCAAAGCGGCGGACCCAGCTGGAGCCTGATCCGGCCACAGATCATCGTGGCCGTCTTGCTGGCAGTGGCGCTGATTGTTGGCCTTATTCGGCTACTCGCCGGAATGTCCGAGCCCTTAGGCACACTGGTAAACGTAGCGTGGGTTGCATTCGACCTTGTGGTCCTGAGCGTGCTGGTCAAGGCAGTTTTGTACAAAGGTTTCGTGCCCGAAGTTGTCGGGCCGGAGCGCCCCGAGGAGAGGAATGCAGATGCAGTTTAGCTATGAGGTCAACGACTCCTACGCGGAGGTGAAGGGCGTGGGCCGGCTGAACATGGTGGCCGCTCCCAAGCTGCGCGAAGTAGTGGCCGAGGTTGTTGCCGGTGGCTCCAGCCGTGTGGTGGTGAATCTGACAGAAACCGACTTCATGGATTCCTCCGGGCTTGGCGCCCTGATCGGTTGCCTCAAGGCCGCACGGCAGGCAGGCGGCGACCTCCGAATCGCCGGGGTCCAGCCGCAGGTCAAGATGGTTCTGGAACTGACCAACATGGACAGGGTACTCACGGCGTACCCCACCGCAGAAGCTGCGTTCGGCGATGACTGAGGTCATCGCCAGCCGGGGCTTCCGTGGGCCGTCCAACGAGGAAGCTATCGAGGCCATCCACAACGAGCTGGACGCCCTGTGGGACGATGCCTCCTTCGTGCCGGACATGGATCGGATGACCTTCGCTACGGCCGTCATCGAAGCTGCGGCCAACATCGTGCAGCACGCGCTTCCCGTGGCGGAGAAACCTGTGGAGATCGACGTCGACATCAGCGTCCGGCCTACCCGACTGGTGGCAAGGGTCAGTGCGTTCAACGCCCGCGAACCATTTGCCAATGACATGCAGGCCTCCATGCCGGACTCGGACGCAGAGTCCGGCCGCGGGCTGGCACTGATCGAGGCTTTGGTGACCACAGTGACTTTCGAGCGTCAGGACGGCACCAACACCTGGATCCTGACCCGCGACACCTAACCCTCTCTCACATCCCGCGCCCTTAAGCCGCACCCTCTCTCACCTCCCGTGCCCTTAAGCCGCACCCTCTCTCACATCCCCCGCGCTTGACCGCAACCCTCTCTCATCTGCAAAGGGTTGTTCTCCCCATCGCCGAGCGCAACGCAGCGTGACAGCATTCGGTGAGATCCGCCGTCGAGCACTAAATGAAGCCGGGGAAGAAATGAACCGCTGCATGCTTCGAACATCAGCGCGCCCGTTCGCGGTGGCCGTTGCCCTCGTCATGGGATCTGTTGGTGCTGCCGGGTGCAGCGCCCCCGGCGAAACCACACGGGAACCCAGCAAGGCGCCTCCCATTACTTCCGAACCTGCTCCTGTCCCTGAGAGCATCGCCAGGTACGACGCTCTGACCAAGGAACTTGTCGCCGCCTTGGAAACGAAGATGCCGGACATCACCTGGTCCGTCGACGGCCCGGCAAGCATGAGCCTCGCCGGAGACGGAAGATGCATGCTCTCCCCGCAAAGCATGAAAAGCAGCGCGGACATCGTGGATCCATCCAGAAACTTTGAGGATCTCTTCGCTGCGGCCGATCCTGTCCTCGAAAAGCACGGATTTCCTGCCTTCGACGGAACCGATCCTGTTCCCGGAGGGTGGGTGGTCACACGGAGCACTGATGCCGTGGGCGCCACGGTGAGCGTCCGATCAAAGTTCCCCGCCTACCTCGACGTCACAGTTCCAGTTAAGTCCGCGAGCTGCGACCCGAAGGAAATCCCGGCCAGCTGACCAAGCACGCGGGACATGAGAGAGCGTCCCACCCAAACACGCGGGACATGAGAGAGCGTCCCACCCAAACACGCGGGATGTGAGAGAGCGACCCACCCAAACACGCGGGACATGAGAGAGCGTGCCGCTCAAACACGCGGGACGTGAGAGAGCGTCCCACCCAAGCACGCGGGATGTGAGAGAGCGTCAGGCCTTGGCGATGGCCTCTTTCAGGGCGCCCAGCACCAGGGTCACGGAAGCGCTGTTCGCGTTCGGGCCCATCATGCCGATGCGCCACACAGTGTCCGCGAACTCACCGACACCCGAGCCGATTTCCATACTGAAGTTGTCCAGAAGGTAAGCGCGGACGGCAGCCGAGTTGACGCCGTCGGGCACTTTGACCGTGGTGAGGCTCGGCAACCGGGAACCCTCGGCGGCGAACAGTTCCAGCCCCATGTCCTGCAGCCCTTCCTGCAAGGCCGCACCAGCAGCGCGATGCCGGGCCTGAACAACGTCCAGCCCCTCGGCGAGGATGCGGTCCAGGGCTGCTTCAAGGCCGGCAATCATGGTGACGGGCGCAGTGTGGTGATACGTCCGGGCACCGCTGGCCGCGCCGACGTACCCGCCGAGCAGCCCGATATCCAGGTACCAGGAGCGTGGGTCCTTGACCCGGCGCTCAAAGGCGCGGTCGGACACCGTGAACGGCGACAATCCTGGCGGCACACCCAGGCATTTCTGCGTTCCGGCGTATCCGACGTCGATCCCCCAGTCGTCTGCCCGGAGCTCCAAACCGCCGATGGACGTGACGGCGTCAGTAATCAACAGCGCGTCGCCCTTGCCGGCACCGAGCGCAGCGATGTCGGAGAGCACGCCCACGGAAGTCTCGGCATGAACGGCAGCGATCACCTTCGGATGAGGGTGTGCCGAGAGTACGCGGTCAGCGTCTACGGGCTGTCCCCATTCATGATCAACACGGACAACCGTTGCCCCGCATCGCCGGGCCACCTCGCACATTCGCGCCCCAAAAAGTCCGTTGACAGCGATCACTGCCACGTCGCCGTCGGACACGGTGTTCACGAAAGCCGCTTCCATGCCGCCGGAGCCCGTGGCACTTAGCGGAAGTGTCCTCGCATTGGTGGTACCCCAGACAGTCCGGAGGCCTTCGCAGGTATGGTCGAGCCGTTCAATGAACACCGGATCCAGGTGGCCGAGCACGGGATAGGCCAAGGCGGACATGGCTTCGGGGTAGCAATTGCTCGGGCCGGGACCGAACAGGAACCTGGACGTCAGAATGTCTGGCATGTGCGAACTCCTTCAGCTGCTTGAGGTCATTCTGCCCCAGCCCGCTGTGCGGAGCTAACCAACACCCCCAGCATGCTTGCTGTGGCGCCTCAGCCGGTCCGTTCCCCAAACCGCGAGCGCAAGCAGCGCGAATCCTGCCCCAAGAACGCTGGCCCCGGTCCATCCCCAGACATCGAACACCGGTGCAACGGCGGCGGCGCCCAGCGCACTGCCCACCGAGTAGAACACCATGTAGCTGCCGATGATGCTGCTGGCAGACTCTTCAGCGCCCGCCACGATCATGGTTTGACTGCTGACATGAACGGCCTGCACAGCGGCGTCGAGCACGATGATGCCGGCGATGAACCAGAGCAATGACCAGTTCGCCAGGGACAGCGTGAGCCACGAGCCCAGGAGCGCCACCAAGCTGAAACCCGTGACCCGTTGTCCCCATCCGCGGTCTGCCGCAGCACCAGCTTTGGACGCAGCCAGTATTCCCACAAGGCCAGCCAGCCCGAAGAGCCCAACAATGCCCGGCGGTAGGTTCCACGCGGGACCGCTGAGCAGCAACGACATCCCGCTCCACAGCACGCCGAAGGACGCGAACAGCAGCATGGTGATGAGCGCACGGGTACGGAACACAGGGTTGCGGCGGGTCAGGACAACAACTGACGTGACAGCCCGCCAGTAGCGCACTTCGCCGCGGGCGCAGCTGTCCGGCGGCAGGGCACGGAAGGCGGCGACGGCGAGGACCGCCCCGGCCGCCGCCGCGAAAACATAAACCGACCTCCAACCCCACAGCTCCGTCATGCCGCCCGCTATGGTCCGTGCAAGGATGAGGCCACTTACGACGCCGGCAGTAACAGTACCGATGCTTCCTCCCCTTTGGTCCGGGGTACTGGATGCGGCGGTGTACGCGACGATGGTCTGCACTACGGATGAGGCCAGGCCCAGGAGCGCGAAGGCGAGCAGCAAGGCTGTTTGGGATGAAGCAAGGGTTACGGCAAAGGCGCCGACTGCGCTGGCAGCCACTTGGACTGTGATGAGTTTGCGACGGTCCACCATGTCCCCCAATGGCACCAGGAGAACAAGCCCCAGGAGATATCCGGCTTGGGATGACGCCACGATCCAGCCGATGCTCGCCACGGAGATATCCATGTCGGCGCTGATGCGCTCCAAGAGTGGCTGGCCGTAGTAGATGTTCGACACCATGAATCCTGCGACGCCCGCGAGCAACAGCACCAGGGTACGGCTGATTCCTTGCGTGGATTTCGTCAGTTGGTCACTGCTCATGGCACCTTCTCTATTGTTTTGGTTTCGATATGCAACCATTTGAGACTATGGCAGAATGGTTTCATGTTGCAACCAAGTAGTATCGAGTGGACCGATCCCGAATGCCCGGTAGCCAGGGCGGCCGACCTGGTGGGCGACAAATGGATCCTGCTGATCATCCGGGATTCACTGGACGGCAAGCGTCGCTTCTCAGAATTTGAGAGATCGCTGGGCGCGGCGAAGAACATCCTTTCGGACCGCCTGCGCCTCCTGGTAGACAGGGGCGTCCTCACTCGGATCCCCAATGACCGGGGCACTCGAACCGAGTACGAGCTAACAAGCGCGGGACGGGACCTCTTCACCCTCATCCTCAGTCTCCGGCAGTGGGGCGAACGTAACGCCTTCGGTCCCGACGAAGCGCACTCAACCTTGGTGGACCCCGCGACGGGTCGGTCGGTTCCACAGCTCCGCCCGCTCCGCGACACCGGCGCGGAGCTCAAGCAGGAACAGACACTGCTGGTGAAAGTGGGCGAATCACTGCCCTGATGCCAGCAAAGCCCAGGAACCCCCAAGCCCCAACTGCTAAGGTTACTCACCAATACTGAGGCCGCCACGGATAGGGGACGCGAGTGACGACTGAAGGAAAAGAGGCGCCGGAGCAAGGCGTCAGGGGCGAGGTAAGCCAGGACCGTTTCGTCGCCGGGCAGGACCTGACGCGCTGGAAGTCCCCTGCCGGCCGGGTGCTGGCCGGAGGCGCCGAAAAAGTCACGTCCCTGCTCGGGCCGTATGCAGCCCTGATCATCACCCTTGTTGCGGGACTTGCCGTTGCCCTGTCCCTGGCCTTGGTGTTTGGTGAGGTCTACGAGTCCGTGACGGAAGCCGACGGCGTGGCCGGATTGGATGATCCCGTGCTGGCGGCAGCCAAGACGGTGCGCTCTCCCGCTTTGGACGCGGCAACCACCGCCTACACGAATATTGGCGGCACCGTGGGCATGCCCCTCATCGCCGTGGGCATCATGATTTTCCTGGCCACCAAAAGGAGGTCATGGACTCCTGTCATCCTGATGCTCGCAGCAGGTCTGGGATCTTTGATCATCACCCTCTTGGGCAAGCCGATCTTCGGCCGCAGCCGCCCGGACATCGCGGACGCAATTCCTCCTTACGAGCACTCCGCATCATTCCCCAGCGGCCACTCTTTGAACTCCCTGGTGATAGCCGGCATCGTGGCCTACCTGATCATCCTGAGGCTCAAGACCACCAAGGCGAGGGTTATCACGGCGCTCCTGGCCGCGGCTTTCGCTTTCACAATGGGCCTCAGCCGGGTCTACCTGGGCCACCATTGGCTGACGGATGTCTTGGCAGCCTGGGCTATTGGCATCGCCTGGCTGGCGTTGGTAATCACGGCGCATCGCCTCTACCTCACGGCTCGAACGCGCCGTCACAGCGCTGTAGGCTCTTGACACCAGCCCGCCCACTCGGCTTAACTGAATTACGTATGCTGAAATAACAGTTCCATGATGCGGAAGCTTGAAGCACGGGCTTCCTCCTGTACCACCAGGAGTTCCGCATAGCCCACACCATGGATGCCAGCATTTTGCATGAGGATGACACAAGCATGGAGCTTGCAGTATTCAACAGTGTTGAACGGGACCAGGCCATCAAGACGCTGACCCCTTGCCTGGATATCAGCCGCTGGGTGGAAGCAATCGTTGACGCGCGTCCGTACGCCAGCGTCGACGAACTGCTAGGGCAAGCGCAGCGCGCCGCCGAGCCCTTCACCGCGGCCGAGGTGGAGTCAGCCATGGCCCACCACCCCAGGATCGGCGAACGCCCCAAGGCGCAGACCACCGAGGCCGCGATGTCGCGCTCGGAACAGGCCGGCGTGGACCCAGGCGACAACCACACCACAGCCGCACTCGCCGAGGGCAACCGCGCCTACGAGGAGAAGTTCGGCAGGGTCTTCCTGATCCGCGCTGCGGGTCGCAGCGCCGAGGAAATCCTCAACACCCTCCAGGAACGCATCACCCACACCCCCGAAGAAGAAGACACGATCGTGGCCGGCCAGCTCCGCGAGATCGCACTGTTGCGTCTCTCCGGACTGATCAGCGAAGGAGTCAACGCATGAGCGTTTCACAGGTAACAACCCATATTCTGGACACCGGTTCCGGACGCCCGGCGGCGGGTGTCGCCGTCGTACTTTACGTCCGCGAAGGCGACGACTGGAACCTGGTGGCGAAGGGCGAAACCGACGCCGACGGCCGTATCAAGACGCTCGGCCCCGAACGGATTCCGGGCGGCGCCTACCGCCTGAACTTCGCTACGGGCGCTTACTACGAGGGCCGCGGTACCGAGACGTTCTTCCCGGAAGTGGACCTGAACTTCACAGTTTCCGACGCCGGCGAGCACTACCACGTGCCTCTCCTGCTGAGCCCGTTCGCGTTCTCGACGTACCGCGGCAGCTAGCACACCCCGCCGAGTTGCCAGTTAATGCCAATGTTCACCACGAACATTGGCATTAACTGTCACATCGGCGGAGAACGGTACGCTTGAAGGCATGGCTTCAGAGGACACCACCCCCAACTCCGCCCGCCGCGAGATCACCGTTCGCCGGGCGCCCAAGTTTGTACCCTTCATGATTTTGGGGGCCGTGGTTGGTGCAATCGTGGCCGCGATCATCGCCTACGGGCGCCAGGCCGACCCCGCGTTTGATGCCGGCACTGTGTTCGGATTCTTCCTGATTGTCTGCGCCGGCGGCGGCGTCATCCTGTTCTCCATCCTCGCCCTGATCCTGGACCGCCTCAGCGTCAAGCGCACCCAGCGCGCCGTAGTGGAGCCCGTTCCGGACTCGGTTCCGGATGAAGGACCAGAGAACGACGACGTCCGCTAAGTCAGGCGCTTGGCCCGCCTCTTCACAGGGCAGCAAATGTGAGACACGCCGCATTTTCGCGGGAACACGCCTATTCTGCGCCCGTTCACAGGGTCACATAGCCCGCGGGGGAACGTACCACGGCCACAACATGAGACAATCGACCAGTGGCACGTGGCGACGGAAAACTTTCTCATGATCTTCTCCCCGGCGAAAAAGGCCCTCAGGACGCTTGTGGCGTCTTTGGGGTCTGGGCTCCCGGTGAAGAAGTAGCAAAACTCACCTATTACGGGCTGTATGCGCTGCAGCACCGCGGACAAGAATCGGCTGGTATCGCTACCAGTGACGGCAAGCGCATCAATGTCTATAAGGACATGGGCCTTGTGTCCCAAGTCTTCGATGAGACAACCCTGAACACCCTTACCGGGCACCTGGCCGTGGGCCACTGCCGGTATTCCACCACCGGTGCAAGCCACTGGGCCAACGCGCAGCCAACCCTGGGTGCAACAGCAACCGGCACGGTTGCCTTGGCTCACAACGGCAACCTGACTAACACCGCTGAGCTCCGGGAAATGATCCTCGAGCGCAACGACGGCCAGCTGACCGGTGAAATGAAGCAGGGCAACACCTCGGACACCGCACTGGTGACAGCTCTCCTTGAGGGCGAAGAGGGCAAGACCCTGGAGCAGACTGCTCTGGAGCTGCTGCCCAAGATTAAGGGTGGCTTCTGCTTCGTCTTCATGGACGAAGGAACCCTCTACGCAGCCCGCGATACGTACGGCATCCGCCCGCTGTGTCTTGGCCGTCTGGAGCGCGGCTGGGTTGTCGCCTCAGAGCAAGCCGGCCTGGCTACCGTTGGCGCGAGCTTCATCCGCGAGATCGAGCCCGGCGAATTCATTGCCATCGATGAGGACGGCGTCCGTTCGCAGCGCTTCGCCGAGGCGACTCCCGCCGGCTGTGTCTTCGAGTACGTCTACCTCGCCCGCCCGGATGCTGCCATCGCCGGCCGCTCCGTGTACGAGGCCCGTGTTGAGATGGGCCGCCAGTTGGCCCGCGAAAACACGCATGAGGCAGACCTCGTGATTCCGGTTCCCGAGTCCGGTACCCCCGCGGCGGTTGGATACGCAGAGCAGTCCGGCATCCCGTTCGCACACGGCTTCGTCAAGAACGCGTACGTGGGCCGCACGTTCATCCAGCCGTCGCAGACGCTGCGCCAGCTGGGTATCCGGCTCAAGCTCAACGCCCTGGAATCCGTCATCCGTGGCAAGCGCATTGTTGTAGTTGATGACTCGATCGTCCGTGGCAACACGCAGCGCGCCATCGTTCGGATGCTCCGTGAAGCCGGTGCCGCAGCAGTGCACGTCAAGATTTCATCTCCCCCGGTTCAGTGGCCCTGCTTCTACGGCATCGACTTCGCGTCCCGCGCGGAACTCATCGCCAACGGCGCCACCATCGAGGAGATCTCGCAGGCTATCGGCGCTGACTCGCTGGCCTACATCTCCGAGGACGGCATGATCGGCGCTACCCAGCAGCCGCGCGAACGCCTCTGCACCGCCTGTTTCACTGGCAAGTACCCCATCGAGCTGCCGCACGCGGACAAGTTGGGCAAGAACCTGCTGGAGCGCACCGACCTTGGCGGCTTGCCTGCTGCAGAAGACACGTCCGTGGACGACACCGAGGACCCTGCCGAGAAGCCGGGCGCCACGGGTTGCGATCCCGGGCCTGACGCCGAATTCGAAAACCTGCTTACCGACGCTGATCGTTTGACCGACGCCGACAAGAAAGAGTCTGTATGACCTCCGCAACCCCTGCCGCTGAGAACAACTCCGGTATCACCTACGCCTCCGCGGGTGTCGACGTCGAAGCGGGAGACCGTGCAGTCGAACTCATGAAGGGCGCTATCAAGGCGACCCACAACTCGTCGGTGATTGGCGGCGTCGGCGGTTTCGCTGGCCTGTATGACGTCTCCAAGCTGCTGACCTACAAGAAGCCGCTGCTGGCAACGTCCACGGACGGCGTTGGCACCAAGGTCGCTATCGCCCAGGCCATGGACATCCACGACACCATCGGTTTCGACCTGGTTGGCATGGTGGTGGACGACATCGTTGTGGTGGGTGCTGAGCCGCTCTACATGACCGATTACATCGCCTGCGGCAAGGTTGTCCCGGAGCGCATCGCTGACATCGTCCGCGGTATCGCTGCCGCATGTTCCGTTGCCGGCACCGCTCTGGTTGGCGGCGAAACCGCTGAGCACCCGGGCCTGCTGGGCGAGCACGAGTACGACGTCGCAGGTGCCGCTACAGGCATCGTCGAAGCCGACGCATTGCTCGGCCCGGACCGCGTCCGTGCTGGCGACGTCGTCATCGGCATGGCCTCCTCCGGCCTGCACTCCAACGGCTACTCCCTGGTCCGCCGCGTCATCAACCACGCCGGCTGGGCCCTGGACCGCCAGGTTTCCGAACTCGGCCGCACGCTGGGTGAAGAACTCCTGGAGCCCACCCGCGTTTACGCAGCCGACTGCTTGGACCTCGCACGCACCTTCCCGGTCACGGGCGACGCAGCAGTTCATGGCTTCAGCCACGTCACCGGTGGCGGCCTGGCTGCCAACCTGGCCCGTGTCCTCCCGCAGGGCCTCGTGGCCACGGTTGACCGCAACACCTGGGAACTGCCCGCCATCTTCAAATTGGTCTCTGAGCTGGGCAACGTTCCGCTGGCCGACCTGGAGCGCACACTGAACCTTGGCGTGGGCATGGTTGCCATTGTTTCCGCCGAAGCAGCCGATGCAGCTGTTGCCCGCCTCAACGACCGCGGCCTGCCGTCCTGGGTGATGGGTACCGTCTCGGCAGACAGCGACTCGACCGACAAGACCGGCCCGGACTACGTCCAGGGTGCCAAGGGCGTCGACGGCGGCGCTGTCCGTTTGGTGAACGCCTACGCCTAAGCGCGTACCGCTTTGTAGAGAGCGGCCGGGCAGTCACAAACTGCCCGGCCGCTCTTTTGCTCTTCCTAGACCTGGATCAGGCTCAGGACCCCGCCCTGCGGATCCTGAATGGTGGCCAAGGACCCTGTTTCGGGCTTGTCCTCCGGTTCCACCAGAAGCTCTCCCCCGGCGACCACTGCCGCGTCCGCGGCCTTTCGCAGATCCGCGACGCCGAAGTAGATCTGCCAGCCGGCGTCGTCGCCCTCATCGGCAGGAACGATGCCAGCCACTTCGTCGCCCTTGACCATCAGCGTGCTGTAGCTGCCGCCGTCGTCCTGGGGATATTCGGTCACGTCATGCCCGAAAAGCTGCTGGAAAAACGCGACGGCGGCTTGCGGCTCGGGCGTCAACAGTTCCGCCCAGGCCAATGCGCCGGGCTCGTTGAACAAGTGACTGCCCACATGAGTTCCTGCCTGCCAGATACCCGTGGTTCCGCCGCCCGGAGGTTCGATGAACGCCAAGACACCCGTATCCGCGACAGCCTCCGGACCAAACTGAAGTTTCCCTCCCGCGTGGACCGCGTCCTCCGCGATTTCCTCCGTGTCAGTGGCCGAAATGTAGACGTTCCACTGGCCCCGGGTTCCGGCGGCCTCCTGCATGGGGTTCTGCGGGGCGATCACAGCCACCAGGTGATCCTTGACGAAGGCTTGGGCATAGCTGCGTCCGTCCGGCGTAGGCAGGTCCTTGAAAGTCCAGCCGAAGACTTGTCCGTAGAAGGTTTTAGCCGCCGCGACGTCCCTTGTCTGAAGGTCCGCCCAGCACGGCTCACCGCTGGCGTAGTGCTTGCGCGCTGTCATGCTGCGAGTCCTGTCATGATGCTGAATGCTGCGCCTGCCGGGTCCATGAGAACTCCCATTCGCCCAACCCCCGGCACATCGAATGCCGGGGCGATGACGTGGCAGCCCAACTCGACGGCCTGCTCCACCGTGGCATCAATGTCCGTCACGTTGAAGTACGTCATCCAGAACGGCGACAGCCCTTCAATGGGCAACTTGAGCGCACCGGCGATGCGTCTTCCATCCACCAGCAGGCTCGTGTACTCCTGCA
This genomic interval from Paenarthrobacter aurescens TC1 contains the following:
- a CDS encoding glycosyl transferase, group 2 family protein (identified by match to protein family HMM PF00535), which encodes MTRFWTRLIVVLTVILGVNYVAWRWMASLNWEAWWIAVPLVIAETYSLIDVMLFGLTVWNIKFRKPPPPPPADATVDVFITTYNEPLDLVMTTALAAKEIRWPHSTWILDDGDRPEMRELAESNGIGYVTRGADWTPDMPRHAKAGNLNNALMLTSGEYLLILDADQIPEPDILDKTLGYFNDDKVALVQTPQYFINVPADDPLGSQAPLFYGPIQQGKDGWNAAFFCGSNAILRREALMQLGLVGYVKATEKSVRRALAASRTAIRKARRSPEAENPLVEQMLNEVEAATESAQKELEAGASLSEITYRVRRQVDDAVRTLVAADFSALQSDLEEIAAMELAHVGESGVTTVATDAVDRMSGRDWSPLGALESVHAVLDAISVERTDEAQPIMPLATISVTEDMATAMRLHGLGWKSVYHHEILANGLAPEDVKTMLTQRLRWAQGTMQVLLRENPLVQRRLTWGQRLMYFSTMWTYLSGFAAVVYFAAPIIYLTLGILPVNSISSDFFIRFIPFMVVNQLLFLVAGHGIPTWRGQQYSLALFPTWIKACTTAARNVWFGRPLGFAVTPKARQSGGPSWSLIRPQIIVAVLLAVALIVGLIRLLAGMSEPLGTLVNVAWVAFDLVVLSVLVKAVLYKGFVPEVVGPERPEERNADAV
- a CDS encoding putative anti-sigma factor antagonist (identified by match to protein family HMM PF01740; match to protein family HMM TIGR00377); this translates as MQMQFSYEVNDSYAEVKGVGRLNMVAAPKLREVVAEVVAGGSSRVVVNLTETDFMDSSGLGALIGCLKAARQAGGDLRIAGVQPQVKMVLELTNMDRVLTAYPTAEAAFGDD
- a CDS encoding putative lipoprotein, producing the protein MNRCMLRTSARPFAVAVALVMGSVGAAGCSAPGETTREPSKAPPITSEPAPVPESIARYDALTKELVAALETKMPDITWSVDGPASMSLAGDGRCMLSPQSMKSSADIVDPSRNFEDLFAAADPVLEKHGFPAFDGTDPVPGGWVVTRSTDAVGATVSVRSKFPAYLDVTVPVKSASCDPKEIPAS
- a CDS encoding aminotransferase, class V protein (identified by match to protein family HMM PF00266); the encoded protein is MPDILTSRFLFGPGPSNCYPEAMSALAYPVLGHLDPVFIERLDHTCEGLRTVWGTTNARTLPLSATGSGGMEAAFVNTVSDGDVAVIAVNGLFGARMCEVARRCGATVVRVDHEWGQPVDADRVLSAHPHPKVIAAVHAETSVGVLSDIAALGAGKGDALLITDAVTSIGGLELRADDWGIDVGYAGTQKCLGVPPGLSPFTVSDRAFERRVKDPRSWYLDIGLLGGYVGAASGARTYHHTAPVTMIAGLEAALDRILAEGLDVVQARHRAAGAALQEGLQDMGLELFAAEGSRLPSLTTVKVPDGVNSAAVRAYLLDNFSMEIGSGVGEFADTVWRIGMMGPNANSASVTLVLGALKEAIAKA
- a CDS encoding putative major facilitator superfamily (MFS) transporter (identified by match to protein family HMM PF07690): MSSDQLTKSTQGISRTLVLLLAGVAGFMVSNIYYGQPLLERISADMDISVASIGWIVASSQAGYLLGLVLLVPLGDMVDRRKLITVQVAASAVGAFAVTLASSQTALLLAFALLGLASSVVQTIVAYTAASSTPDQRGGSIGTVTAGVVSGLILARTIAGGMTELWGWRSVYVFAAAAGAVLAVAAFRALPPDSCARGEVRYWRAVTSVVVLTRRNPVFRTRALITMLLFASFGVLWSGMSLLLSGPAWNLPPGIVGLFGLAGLVGILAASKAGAAADRGWGQRVTGFSLVALLGSWLTLSLANWSLLWFIAGIIVLDAAVQAVHVSSQTMIVAGAEESASSIIGSYMVFYSVGSALGAAAVAPVFDVWGWTGASVLGAGFALLALAVWGTDRLRRHSKHAGGVG
- a CDS encoding putative transcriptional regulator protein (identified by match to protein family HMM PF01638), whose product is MLQPSSIEWTDPECPVARAADLVGDKWILLIIRDSLDGKRRFSEFERSLGAAKNILSDRLRLLVDRGVLTRIPNDRGTRTEYELTSAGRDLFTLILSLRQWGERNAFGPDEAHSTLVDPATGRSVPQLRPLRDTGAELKQEQTLLVKVGESLP
- a CDS encoding PAP2 superfamily domain protein (identified by match to protein family HMM PF01569), translated to MTTEGKEAPEQGVRGEVSQDRFVAGQDLTRWKSPAGRVLAGGAEKVTSLLGPYAALIITLVAGLAVALSLALVFGEVYESVTEADGVAGLDDPVLAAAKTVRSPALDAATTAYTNIGGTVGMPLIAVGIMIFLATKRRSWTPVILMLAAGLGSLIITLLGKPIFGRSRPDIADAIPPYEHSASFPSGHSLNSLVIAGIVAYLIILRLKTTKARVITALLAAAFAFTMGLSRVYLGHHWLTDVLAAWAIGIAWLALVITAHRLYLTARTRRHSAVGS
- a CDS encoding putative transthyretin-like protein (identified by match to protein family HMM PF00576) — translated: MSVSQVTTHILDTGSGRPAAGVAVVLYVREGDDWNLVAKGETDADGRIKTLGPERIPGGAYRLNFATGAYYEGRGTETFFPEVDLNFTVSDAGEHYHVPLLLSPFAFSTYRGS